The Pseudomonas extremaustralis genome contains a region encoding:
- a CDS encoding FAD-dependent oxidoreductase, which produces MPTQLRIAIVGAGPGGLTLARILACHGVTVRVFERERGPLERPQGGTLDLHAESGQLALQHAGLEHAFQRIARYEDQGSRLMDQHGHLLFEDPNPAAADRPEVDRTALRQILLDALPEGCVNWGVGIHAIRPADGARWTLHQDARTHGPFDLVVGADGAWSKVRPLLSPYQPQYSGLTFIEFSIEDVDRRHPRIARLVGRGKLEVAGDARAIIVQRNANAHLRGYAIFRVPIDWAAIPRELSSLKAQFKGWHPDILALFEAANPQVVARPIHALPVGHRWSHRPGLTLIGDAAHLMSPFGGEGVNAAMLDAVELAQHLLQTPDGSAAVQAYETHMFERVLPAAQGSAEGAAIQLSHDSLALSLAHLHQHLAPQ; this is translated from the coding sequence ATGCCCACTCAACTGCGTATCGCCATAGTCGGCGCCGGCCCCGGCGGATTGACCCTGGCGCGAATCCTTGCTTGCCATGGCGTCACCGTCCGCGTGTTCGAGCGCGAACGCGGGCCACTGGAGCGCCCCCAGGGCGGTACCCTCGATCTGCACGCCGAATCCGGCCAACTGGCCCTGCAACACGCCGGCCTGGAGCACGCCTTCCAACGTATCGCGCGCTACGAGGACCAAGGCTCGCGGCTGATGGACCAACACGGGCACCTGCTGTTTGAAGACCCCAACCCCGCAGCCGCTGATCGACCGGAAGTCGACCGCACGGCGTTGCGCCAGATTCTGCTGGACGCTCTGCCTGAAGGGTGTGTGAACTGGGGCGTCGGCATCCACGCCATCCGCCCCGCCGATGGCGCGCGCTGGACGCTGCATCAGGACGCCCGCACACACGGCCCGTTCGATCTGGTGGTCGGTGCAGATGGCGCCTGGTCAAAGGTGCGTCCGCTGCTCTCGCCGTACCAGCCGCAATACAGCGGGCTGACCTTTATCGAATTCAGCATCGAGGATGTCGACCGTCGACACCCACGAATCGCACGCCTGGTCGGCCGCGGCAAACTGGAAGTGGCAGGGGATGCCCGGGCGATCATCGTGCAACGCAACGCCAACGCCCATCTGCGTGGCTATGCCATCTTCCGAGTGCCGATAGACTGGGCCGCCATTCCGCGCGAACTGTCATCGTTGAAAGCCCAATTCAAAGGCTGGCACCCGGACATCCTGGCGCTGTTTGAGGCGGCCAATCCACAGGTTGTGGCCAGGCCCATCCACGCCTTGCCAGTGGGCCATCGCTGGTCCCACCGGCCCGGGTTGACGTTGATTGGCGACGCGGCGCATCTGATGTCGCCGTTTGGCGGCGAAGGGGTGAATGCGGCGATGCTGGATGCTGTCGAACTGGCGCAGCACCTGCTGCAGACACCTGACGGCTCCGCAGCCGTGCAGGCATATGAAACCCATATGTTCGAGCGTGTGTTGCCGGCGGCCCAGGGCAGCGCCGAGGGCGCCGCCATCCAGTTATCCCATGACAGCCTGGCGCTGTCCCTGGCCCACCTGCATCAGCACCTCGCGCCTCAGTAG
- a CDS encoding MarR family winged helix-turn-helix transcriptional regulator, producing the protein MHRLLWKVNDTMNVQTLAPNPMQQIGLAHRGFIRLYEGRLRALGFAVAQIPVLAALKHSEGLPQAELVRIARVEQSSMAQLLGRMERDGMIQRVVDPADKRSRLITLTESARARMPAARAIMEQGTAQALDGFSAEDEATLLALLLRVNANLERAGE; encoded by the coding sequence ATGCATAGGCTCCTATGGAAAGTCAACGACACGATGAATGTTCAGACCCTTGCCCCAAACCCCATGCAACAGATCGGCCTTGCCCACCGTGGTTTTATTCGACTTTATGAGGGGCGCCTGCGAGCCCTCGGATTTGCGGTGGCGCAGATCCCGGTGCTGGCGGCGCTCAAGCACAGCGAAGGATTGCCGCAGGCCGAGTTGGTACGCATCGCCCGCGTCGAGCAGTCGAGCATGGCGCAATTGCTCGGACGCATGGAGCGCGACGGCATGATTCAGCGCGTGGTCGACCCAGCTGATAAACGCAGCCGACTGATCACCCTGACCGAGTCGGCGCGCGCACGCATGCCGGCGGCTAGGGCGATCATGGAGCAGGGCACCGCGCAGGCATTGGATGGCTTCAGTGCTGAGGATGAGGCGACATTGCTGGCGTTGTTGTTACGGGTGAATGCCAACCTGGAGCGTGCCGGCGAGTAG
- a CDS encoding AAA family ATPase, which yields MKVVVLAGPESSGKSWLAAQLQAHFGGLMVGEYVRHFIDHHQRDTTLADIPAIARGQLAWEDAARAERPGLLILDTHLLTNRLWSQTLFGDYPSWLDDELLARHYDLHLLLSPEDVEWTADGQRCQPELADRQAFFQDSLTWINHHRQPVLLIRGDWAARRAIAFAAVEQLLAGTLQVGIHP from the coding sequence ATGAAGGTGGTGGTGCTGGCCGGGCCCGAATCCAGCGGCAAAAGCTGGTTGGCCGCGCAGTTGCAAGCGCACTTTGGCGGGCTGATGGTGGGCGAATATGTGCGGCATTTCATCGACCACCATCAACGTGACACCACGTTGGCGGATATCCCGGCCATCGCCCGTGGACAACTGGCCTGGGAAGACGCCGCCCGCGCCGAGCGCCCTGGGCTGCTGATCCTCGACACGCACCTGCTGACCAACAGGCTATGGAGCCAGACCCTGTTCGGCGACTACCCATCCTGGCTCGACGACGAACTGCTGGCCCGCCACTACGACCTGCACCTGCTGCTGTCCCCCGAGGACGTGGAATGGACGGCAGACGGCCAGCGCTGCCAGCCGGAATTGGCCGACCGACAGGCGTTTTTCCAGGACAGCCTGACGTGGATAAATCACCATCGACAGCCCGTCCTGCTGATTCGCGGCGACTGGGCCGCGCGCCGCGCCATCGCGTTTGCCGCCGTCGAGCAACTACTCGCCGGCACGCTCCAGGTTGGCATTCACCCGTAA
- the pnuC gene encoding nicotinamide riboside transporter PnuC, which yields MSELELFAAALGVVSVWLTVKQNPWCWPIGLAMVLLYTWVFYDVKLYSDMLLQVVYAALQVYGWWQWTRSGEIQQGRQVTSLGGPAIIASLMVGTVGSLLLGAAMAHWTDAAQPWLDATLTGFSLVAQMWMAQKRVQCWPLWIAVDVIFVGLFLYKGLYLTAALYGLFTVIAVQGWREWRADLALRP from the coding sequence ATGTCCGAGCTTGAACTGTTCGCCGCCGCCTTGGGGGTAGTCTCCGTGTGGCTGACGGTCAAGCAGAACCCGTGGTGCTGGCCCATCGGCCTGGCGATGGTGCTGCTCTACACCTGGGTGTTCTACGACGTGAAACTCTATTCCGACATGTTGCTGCAGGTGGTCTACGCCGCGTTGCAAGTCTATGGCTGGTGGCAGTGGACCCGCAGCGGTGAAATCCAGCAAGGACGCCAGGTCACGAGCCTGGGAGGGCCGGCCATCATTGCCAGCCTGATGGTCGGCACGGTCGGCAGCCTGCTGCTCGGCGCCGCCATGGCCCACTGGACCGACGCGGCCCAACCCTGGCTCGACGCTACCCTCACTGGCTTCAGCCTGGTGGCGCAGATGTGGATGGCGCAGAAACGCGTGCAATGCTGGCCGCTGTGGATTGCCGTGGATGTGATCTTCGTCGGGCTGTTCCTCTACAAAGGCCTCTACCTCACCGCCGCGCTCTATGGGTTGTTCACCGTGATCGCCGTGCAAGGCTGGCGTGAATGGCGCGCCGACCTGGCGTTGCGCCCATGA